The sequence below is a genomic window from Candidatus Aminicenantes bacterium.
TCCCCACGCCCGGGGCTTGGAATGACGATGAAACCCCTATCACGATCCTCGGGCCGAGGCCCGACCGCGTGCTCCGTTGGCTCCCTCATCGTCATTGCCGCCATTGTCTTTCTCTCCTCTTTCGCCCAAGCCGCCTACCTGATCAACGTCCCCCAGACCCTCCGCCAGCCCGACGGTGAAATCCTCCGCTGCCTGGCCAGCGGCGACGAGTACTTTAACTGGCTCCACGACGCCGCGGGCTACACCATCATCCAGGACCCTCGGACCGGGTATTACGTTTACGCCGAGCCCGCTCCCGGCGGCGAGATCCGGGCCTCCGGCCTTATCGCCGGCCGCATCAATCCCGCGGCCGCAGGACTGGCGCGGGGCGTCCAGCCGGCGGCGTCCAGCCGCTCCCGTCTCATTGCTGCCACCCGCCGCCGACAGGCCGCCGCCGATCCCACGCCCGCCCCCAAGACGGGCACGATCAACAACCTCGTCGTCTTCATCCGCTTCCAGGGCGAGTCCGAGTTCACGGACGCGCCCTCCGTCTTCACCCAGATGCTGAACGGCGCCGGCGCGGCCGACAACTCGATGCTCGGCTACTTTCGCGAAGCCTCCTATAACCGGCTTACCGTGCAGTCGACCCTCTATCCGACTCCCGGCGCCACGGTCCTCTCCTACCTGGATGCCAACGCCCGCGGCTACTACCAGCCCTACAATGCAGTGTCGAATCCGACGGGGTATACGGGCGGGGACAACGGCGCCGATCGGATGAACCGCGAGCATACCCTGCTCAAGAATGCGGTAAGCGCCGTCGCCGCCCAAGTCCCGGCCGGGTTGATCGTCGACGGCGACGGGGAC
It includes:
- a CDS encoding M6 family metalloprotease domain-containing protein, translating into MTMKPLSRSSGRGPTACSVGSLIVIAAIVFLSSFAQAAYLINVPQTLRQPDGEILRCLASGDEYFNWLHDAAGYTIIQDPRTGYYVYAEPAPGGEIRASGLIAGRINPAAAGLARGVQPAASSRSRLIAATRRRQAAADPTPAPKTGTINNLVVFIRFQGESEFTDAPSVFTQMLNGAGAADNSMLGYFREASYNRLTVQSTLYPTPGATVLSYLDANARGYYQPYNAVSNPTGYTGGDNGADRMNREHTLLKNAVSAVAAQVPAGLIVDGDGDGLVDNIVFVVSGSPTGWASLLWPHQWALYSQYAYINGKRVYTYNLQLRTTTGTGVLCHEMCHSIGLPDLYHYSDNGIDPVGRWDVMEWDANPPQHMGAFMKWRYTGWIASLPEITAAGTYTLSPLTTSTGNCYKIRSPNSATEYFVLEYRRRAGTFEASLPGDGLLVYRINSARDGQGNASGPPDEVYIYRPDGTTSANGLVNSAAYSSAAGRTTINDTTNPSSFLSSGGAGGLRILNVGSAGSTISFDVRFP